The DNA region CTGTCTTAGCTCATGTAGTAATTAATGAGGTTTAACAAAACATGTCAAAGTAAAAATTGGATAATGTATGTGAATCTAGACATTTTAAATGCCTACATATCTCAGTAGACAACTCCCGGGGTGTTTTAAAGACCCTTTAGTTTAATCTGGCTTCaaaggtttgttttgttcaggCTGTTCCGGTGGGATGCGGGAGAGAGTAGCTGAATCGATTCATGAAGCCATCTGTAACACTGCTGAAATTTAGCAGTATCTTCCTGTTTGTGCATTTGGGGTTGAAGGATCAAGGCAAATATTGGACATTCTGCTCAGACATTGATGTAAAATCAATTAACCCAAATGTCAGTGCGTACATAGCCAAGTCATCTCTTTAATAGCAAATAAATGACTTGTTTACTTATGGGCTCCACTCTGGTCAACTGCCTGCCTCTTTACCAAAGACTGCACTTTTTCCTCTGCACAACTAGTCTGTTGTTTATCCCCCTGGGAACAAACAAGCtcccttcctctgtctgtgtgatgtGTCTGCCTGTGCCACGTGCCCACCGAGGTGAGTTGTCTTGTTTGTGTCGTGATGCAGTCGACTTGCTGATGTCATCGAGTTTGTTTGTTGCTTAAGTCTCctgagagggagaagaggggggACTAGACCGTCTCGTCTGAATCATCAGGCTTGTCAGTCACAGGAAGGGCCTGGTGAGctctgaattgcaggtgattcGGGACCCACGGGGGCGGCAACTATTATAAACATGAATAATACATGAGAGATGGTTGATTATTAAATTGAGTTTTCAAAACTATTAGAACTCTGCACGTGTCTCTAAATTCCTGATTTTGTCTACCTTGCTCACACAGTTGTTGGTAATTCTCTTCGCCTCTTTTCTCCACTCCTTCGCTTTCTCATCATCCCTCCACTGCTTCTGTCTCATCTCATTTGTAATTTCTCACATTGTTTCTTGCATTCTCTCCTCTCGACCCTTATTTCACCTTCAGTGTATTCATTCCCTTCATCCGGCCTTTCCCTCTTCATCCACAATCCTATTTTGTAGATTTACTCCAATTTGTTATTTGAAGTCCTTAAGCAccatcttctctttcttttccccaTCTACTCAACTATCCTCCATCTCTTCAACCCAGTGATACCTTGTACTTTCATACCTGCTGGAGCCTCACCTTTACCATGCCTGCCATAGTCAACCTCCTTTTCAACGTCGTCTCCACCAACACCACCATCTCCTTCACTGTGGTGCTGCCCATGGTCAGCCTGGTCTCTCTTCTGGTGGGGGTTGGCGGTCACCTCCTGTTGTGGCTGGTGCTGGTGAGGAACCCCCGAAGTCGCTCCAAGCCAAGCTCCATCCTGCTCCTCAACCTCAGGCAGACCTGGGTGCCCTGCTCACCCTGCCCTGCGTCCTTCTGAGTGCTAGTTTCCAGAACTGGCAGCTCAGTGGTGGGACCTGCGTCCTCCTGGGGTTCATGACTTCAGTGACAGTGGGAGTGGAAATCTTCAATCTGGCGGCTTTGTCAGTGCTGAGGTATCGTATTGTTGCACCACGGAAAAGACCGCCGGCTAGCCTGACACAAGTGTGAGTATTACTTTGCAAGCAGGGAATGTCTTAAAGGGATATCTCACCACTGGAAAGATGGTATTTTCATAAAACTGGGCTGTCTATGCAGTAGAaagatgcaaatatttttgaaattggtGCTACATgaccagagaaaacagagaaaaggggCTGTGGTATACCCTTTTGCTCAAAAAGTAGAAAACCTACAACAACCAGAATGCACTAGGCCTGTTGAATTCCAAGGCCACTCCCACTCCCAAACTTCCCCATCTCCTACAAACAGCCGGTCAGTGCTACTAACGTTGggctaaactctgatagcaccACCGGCTAACAAACTGGGGGAGTGTACGTGCTAAGCcttgtgtattgtatgttttcacactgtgaCATTGCCGTGCAAGTAACAAAACACTGTCACTATTGCATTGGTTTGTGtccatttgtttgagagagagtgggagacaGCAGCGGTGGTCAAgcgagctagagagtgaatgaagagagggagcggtggTAGCtagaaagccggtgaatcagagaaataaaacgttattttctgattgtttcacagaggttacgttctaaagcgcAAATAAACACGCGCACACCGCTGCACAACCCTGTGCTAATTGCCGCAACGCCTCATTTGGTGATACAGCCTGTTCATTTGCATATACTACCCACTGTGTAATGATACAAAGCTGGTTGAAAATCGACAAAGTTTCTCTTTAAGGCTGGTGATAATATTTTTTCTGAACATCCTGGTGCCATACTCACTGGTGCACCAAGTGTGTATTAATCCacggctgaaaatagtctccaACAATCACACTACTTACTCCAGTTTAAGTAACCTGTGCTTAAAACTACagtttccagctgttttaggaaattattcaGTCTTTTGAAAAAAttcaacaatattttttaactATCACGTCAACTTTATAAGCAGGTTTTAAAGTCACTACATATAGAATTTTTCTGTGATCAAAGCATCTTTCAAACTATTTATGATTGCTGAATTCttgtttgaagaaaaatgttgcgtgcattgctgtctgccacagtgtctttcCTTATACTACCACTGAGGAGCGACAAAGTTGGATgttttcaaattctacacataaAGGCTTTAAAGATTCTACAGCTAGAAATGTGATTGTGACAAGAAACAAGACAACTATCTCAAACAGTCGCTTCAGTGATCCTCTCATCTAGTCAGTTGTGCAAGTGAATAATGCCAGAGTCAATCGCTTAACTACAACCCAGAGGCAGTAAAGAGGAGGGTTAAATAAAACATGCCGACAAAAAGCAACTCACACAGCAGAAAATTCCAAAGAACCTTTAGCATTCTTATATATTACAGGTCAATGCAGACATTATAGGTCAACGTTACAAATGTTGGCTAATACCATCAAATCAAACTGTCACTATCCTTCCCATCAGACCCAGGTCTATGTATTCTTGTATATAAGTGACCTTTTTTGGCACAGACGCGATCCTCCTGCTCAACAACTAAACCTATGCTTCCTCTTCCACAGGTTATGCACTGTTGTAGTCATTTGGCTGGTCTCAGTAACCATGGCATTGCCCAAGGTTACCTACATCGACTTTGATGGGGGTTGCACGTGGTCAGTGGGCCGAGACAAGTGGCTGTTCTTCCTGGTTCCTGCTTTCCTAGTTTATTACGTGGCCCCTCTCCTCTGTATTGCCATCAACTGTGGCCTCATCATCTCTCACCTCCATGGCTGCAAGGGCACTCTGGCCGCCGACAGGCACAACAAGAAAGCTACCGCTCTGCTGATTGGTTCAACACTGGTTTTTGCAATTAGCTGGTTGCCATATTATGCACTTGAGTTTGTCAATGTTATGTCCCCTTATGTTAGCTCAGCAGCTTCTCCAATTAGCAGATTCAGGTGTAAGCTATCTTCAACTTTGTCTCCGTCATATTTGTCATTCACCTCGCCTGGGCCAAGTGAGGAAACAGAGACAAGGGTGTCCTTGCTGTGGGAGGTGGCGTCCCTGACTGCCATTTTGTTGGTGTGTCTGGCTCCTTGCTGGAACCCGCCACTCTACTTTCTGTTGTCCCGTCCGGCTGTGCGTCAGCTCCGAGCTCTACTGCCTTCCTTCTTTCATAAGCACTTGGGAAAAAACCCGGTGCAGCGCTGCTGTATTGCTCCTGCCCCTCCCCCACGCCTGCCACACCCTCAGCCTCCTGCACACTCTTTTACTCACCAAACTCTGACACACGGACTGACTCAGTAAAGTTAGCACACACATAACTGTGCTCACTCACATATCCCCATGACATACTATTCATATTTGCCATCACAAGAAACACTGcacataaaaatatatcagAGTCACAACATGTTTTGTATACACATgctattgtgtttgttttgatgcttATATTGTTTTGTGCGTCATAGCCACATCCTCTTTGCTTTTGCAgcattacagtaaatgtattaaatagGCTCCAGGTAACATTGTGTGAGCTTCTCAGATAGATGACAGTGTATCATAAACAGAATGCATTATGTGCCATAAAAACAGAAGGTTTATATTCCTCATCACAATGCCAGAGTCACTAAGCAACTTACTGTCCTGGCAGTATGAAGCTTGCAGAGGAGCAGAGCCTCCAACTCAAAACGATTTAAGAGAAATTTTTACAGCAAAACAAAGGACTTTCTCTTCATATCAAAGCGCAAAACACCGTTCACAAATCCAGGTCACTGAACTTAAAGAGACGTCTTTAGAGCTCCCACATGGGACCTGAACAAATCTTAACAGCCTTTTTCAGGGACTGAAGGACGTCTGCTGAGCCACATTGACTGACATGAACAATCCAAGtaaaaataaaccaaagacCCTATGGAGCTTTTAAACAACCATCCCCGAACGGCAATAAAAAGAGCATCTGATAAGTATGACATATAGCATGTGCACTGTATGAAAAGTGCTTTGCCTGTTTCGAGAAGCCTCCATAGGACGTCATTACATTACATCTAGTAGATTATGACAAGCAATACCTTGTAACCCCATTACTAAGCCTTCTGACAGAGCAAAAACACTGAGGACGCAGTGTGCCATGCCTTCCTCGCTGTAAagctcactataaagctctttGTTGCAACATTATCTAAATTCAATGTCATCTTCATAACCTTGTGAAAAGAGGCCTCTTTGACTTATGAGAGGCTTAAGAGAAGCTGACTTGTTTTGTTCTGAGCTTGAATGCGGAGAAGTGCTTATTAAATAGGGATTTGACATAAAGGATCACATCAGAAGATGACTGCATGGGAAAATTACTTCTTAACAAGTGGAGCCCATCTGCATCCGAAGTGGTTTAAGATCACAATGTAAAGGGTATGTCATGTACTTGCAGTGGCCAGGGGCTTTGTTTGGCAAATTGCCTGAGGACGAGCAACTGGACTTTTTTGTTGTCAGGCCATTCATATTAAGAGATGTACACCAGTGATTTAAATTCATTGGGAAGTTGGAATCACTTGAAATATTACCCTGAAATATTATATAATGggtttgttttgctgctaaAATGGAACACATGAACATTTAAAGCACTAGTTCAACCttcatgagaagattgatactactctcatatctgtacgctaaatatgaagctacagccaacatCCGgcaagcttagcttagcataaagactggaaccagggggaaacagctagcctgggaAAAAAAAGCATATAAACAACAGGTTGTGGTTTTAGGGAGCAATAACTTCCTGGAGCCTCTGTTTGTATGCCtgttgttaccttcggacagaggaAGACTAGCTGGCCATTTC from Siniperca chuatsi isolate FFG_IHB_CAS linkage group LG13, ASM2008510v1, whole genome shotgun sequence includes:
- the si:ch211-119o8.4 gene encoding galanin receptor type 1, whose translation is MTSVTVGVEIFNLAALSVLRYRIVAPRKRPPASLTQVLCTVVVIWLVSVTMALPKVTYIDFDGGCTWSVGRDKWLFFLVPAFLVYYVAPLLCIAINCGLIISHLHGCKGTLAADRHNKKATALLIGSTLVFAISWLPYYALEFVNVMSPYVSSAASPISRFRCKLSSTLSPSYLSFTSPGPSEETETRVSLLWEVASLTAILLVCLAPCWNPPLYFLLSRPAVRQLRALLPSFFHKHLGKNPVQRCCIAPAPPPRLPHPQPPAHSFTHQTLTHGLTQ